DNA from Acidimicrobiia bacterium:
GGGCGCCTGATGAGCGAGCACGGCTACGACGAGCAGGCGGCGTGGCGGTTCATCCAGACCCGGGCCATGAACGAGCGGGTGAAGATCGCCGAGATCGCCCGCCGGGTGATCGACGGGGAGCTCGCCCCCGACTGACCCGGCCCCGTCGGCCTCCGAAACGTCGGGCCTACGATCGCCGCGGATGCCGAAGCTCCTCCTCGTCGACGGACACTCGGTGGCCTACCGCGCCTTCTACGCCCTGCCCACCGACCTGGCCACGAAGGCGGGGACGGTCACCAACGCGGTCTACGGGTTCACCTCGATGCTCGTGAAGGTCCTCGGCGACGAGCGGCCCGACTACCTGGCCGTGGCCTTCGACGCCGGCCGCCCGACCTTCCGCGACGCCATGGACGCCGAGTACAAGGCCGGGCGGAAGGAGACCCCGGCCGTGTTCTCGGCCCAGCTGCCGCTCGTCCGGGAGGTGCTCGACACCCTGCGGATCCCGGTCCTCACCGTGGAGGGGGTCGAGGCCGACGACGTCATCGCCACCCTCGCCGCCCAGGCCGACGAGGCCGGCCTTGACGTGGTCGTGGTCACCGGCGACCGGGACACGTTCCAGCTCGTGCACGACCCCCACGTGAAGGTCCTCTACAACAAGCGGGGGGTCTCCGAGTACGCCCTCTACGACGAGGCCGGGATCGTCGAGCGCACGGGCGGGGTCACCCCGGCGCAGTACCCCGACTACGCCGCCCTGCGCGGCGACACCAGCGACAACCTGCCCGGCGTGCCGGGGATCGGGGAGAAGACCGCAGCGAAGCTCGTCACCACCTACCGGTCGGTGGAGGGGATCCTCGAGCACCTCGACGAGCTGCCGCCGAAGCAGCGCCAGAGCCTCGACGAGATGCGAGCTCGCATCCTCCTGAACCGGGACATGTCGGTGCTGCGACGGGACGTCGACGTCGAGGTCGGGCCGGCCGACCTTCGCCTCGTCCCCTTCGACCGCGAGCAGGCCCGGGTCCTCTTCGACCAGCTCGAGTTCCGCACCCTCTGGCCCCGGCTACTCGAGGCGGTGGGCGAGGTCGCGGCCGAGCCCGTGGCCGAGACCCTCGAGGCCGACGTCGAGGTGCTCGGCGAGCCCGGCGCCGCCGCGGCGCGGCTCGCGGCCCTGGCGTCGGCGGACCGGGTGGCGGTCGAGCCCCGGTGGGCGGCCGACCCGGGCGGCCCGCTGGCGGGCGTGGCCGTCGCCGCCGACACCCGGGCCGCCTACATCCCGGTCGACGTCCTCCGCCACCCCGACGTGGTCGCCGCCGCCCGCGCCCTCGTGGGCGAGGAGGGGCCGCCGCTCGTCGTGCACCGGGCCAAGGAGCTCATGCACGGCCTCGGCGACCACCTGGCCGCGCTGCGCGACGACACCGCGCTCATGGCCTACCTCCTCGACCCGGCCGAGGGGAAGTACCGGCTCGAGGACCTGGCCCTGCGCTACCTCACCCTCGAGGTCCGCTCGCCCGACGAGGAGGAGGGCCGCCTCGACCTCGACGGCCACGCCGCCGTCGACGAGTGCGGCCGCCGCGCCGTCGTCCTGCTCCGGCTGGCCGACGTGCTGCGCGAGGCCCTCGAGGCCCGGCAGCTCACCGACCTGTACGAGCGCATCGAGCGGCCCCTCGTGCCGGTCCTCGCCAAGATGGAGGCGGCGGGCATCCTCGTGGACCGCCGCTTCCTCGACGAGATCCGGGCCGACCTGGCCACCGAGTGCGACCGGCTCGTCCGCCGGCTGTGGGCGCACGCCGGCGCCGAGTTCAACGTGAACTCGACGCCGCAGCTCCGCACCATCCTCTTCGACCAGCTCGGCCTCACGCCGGTCAAGAAGACGAAGACGGGACCGTCCACCGACGCCGACTCGCTCCAGAAGATGGTCGACGAGCACCCGATCATCGAGGACCTGCTCCGCTACCGGGAGGTCGAGAAGCTGCGGGGCACCTACGCCGAGGCGCTGCCCCCGCTCATCGCCCCCGACGGCCGCATCCACGCCACGTTCAAGCAGACCGACACCACCACCGGCCGCATCTCGAGCGAGGCGCCGAACCTCCAGAACGTCCCCGTCCGCACGGCCGACGGGCGCGAGTTCCGCCGCGTCTTCGTCGCCGCGCCCGGCTGCGGGCTGCTCACCGCCGACTACTCCCAGATCGAGCTGCGGGTGCTCGCGCACCTCGCCGAGGACCCGGGGCTCGCCGACGCCTTCGCGCGCGGCGCCGACATCCACACCGCCACCGCCGCCGCCGTGTTCCACCTGGACGAGGCCGACGTCGACGCCTCCCAGCGCCGATTCGCGAAGGTCGTGAACTACGGGCTCGCCTACGGGATGGAGGCCTACGGGCTCGGGACGCGGCTCGGCATCCCGACCGAGGAGGCCCGCGAGATCCTCGACGCGTACTTCGAGGGCTTCCCGAAGGTGGCCGAGTTCATGCGGCGGACCGTCCGGGAGGCCAAGGAGCGCGGCTACACCACGACGATCTTCGGTCGGCGGCGCCAGATCACCGAGCTGGCCTCCGACAACTTCCGCATCCGCCAGATGGGGGAGCGGATGGCCCAGAACGCGCCCGTGCAGGGCTCCGCCGCCGACATCTTCAAGCTGGCGATGATCGACGTCGACCGGGCGATCACCGCCGCCGGGCTCGCCACCCGCATGCTGCTCACCGTCCACGACGAGCTCGTCTTCGAGGTGCCGGTCGAGGAGCGGGCCGACGTCGAGGCCCTCGTGCGCACCACCATGGAGGCGGTCACGGAGCTCTCGGTGCCGCTCGTCGTCGACCTCGGCTTCGGTCCCAACTGGGCCGAAGCCAAGTGAGCCGGCCCGCCGCGGCCGACCCCGGGTCGGGCGCCGGCCCGGTGCCACCGGTGCCGACGGGGCCGTGGTTCAACGAGGTGGCCGCGTTCCTCGGCGCCGCCTACTGGGCCCCCGGGACGGGCCGGGTGGCGGCCTTCACCCGCGGGACCGACCAGGAGGTCGCGTTCCTGGTCGAGGCCTTGGCGCTGGCGCCGGGCCAGCGCGTGCTCGACGTCGGCTGCGGGCCCGGGCGGCACGCCCTGGCCCTGGCGGCTCGGGGCCTGCGGGTCACCGGCGTCGACGCCTCCCCGGAGTTCGTCGCCCTCGCCGCCGCGGCGGCGGCGAGGGAGGGGCGGTCGGCGCGCTTCGAGGTCCTCGACGTGCGGGGCCTCGCCGCCGACGCCGAGTTCGACGCCGCCGTGTGCCTCTGCCAGGGCGGCTTCGGGCTGCTCGGCGGCCGGGACGACCTCGACGTCTTCGGGCGGATCGTCCGGGCCGTGCGACCCGGTGGCTCCCTCGCGGTGTCGGCGTGCTCGCTCGTGTTCGCCGCCCGTCACCTCGAGCCGGGGGAGACCCTCGACGCCGCCACCGGCGTGGTCCACGAGCGGACGACGTTGCGGAACGAGGCCGGCGACGAGCGGACCGCCGACCTGTGGACGACGTGCTTCACCGCGCGCGAGCTCGAGCTCCTCGCCGAGCGGTGCGGCGTCGAGGTGCTCGCGGTGCACGGCGTGACACCGGGCCGCTACCGCGCCGCGCCGCCCGATCTCGAGCAGCCCGAGCTGCTGCTGCTGGCACGACGACGCGCGTGAACCTGTAGCCTGGGTCGGCGACCTCACCGAGGTCGCGGCGCTCGCGTCCCGGGACGCGGGCAGCCAGGGTCCAGAGGAGTCAGGTTGTCGGAGCAGGAGGCGACGGGCGGCGTCAGCGCCCCCGTCCTCGAGGACGTCCCCGCGGGAAGCGACAGCGCCCGCGACGACACCCCCGTCGTCCTCGACGATCTCGGGGGCCAGTCGTTCTCCGACGCCGTGGACGCCACCATCGTCGAGTTCGACGACGGCGACATTGTCACCGGCAAGGTCGTCAAGATCGACAGCGACGAGGTCCTCCTCGACATCGGCGACAAGTCCGAGGGCGTCATCCCGTCGCGGGAGCTCTCGATCCGCAACGACATCGACCCGAGCGAGGTCGTCTCGCTCGACGAGGAGCTCGAGGCCCTCGTCCTCACCAAGGAGGACAAGGACGGCCGGCTCATCCTCTCGAAGAAGCGGGCCCAGTACGAGCGGGCCTGGGGCACGATCGAGGAGATCAAGGAGAAGGACGGCATCGTCGCCGGCCCCGTCATCGAGGTCGTGAAGGGCGGGCTGATCCTCGACATCGGGCTCCGCGGCTTCCTCCCCGCGTCGCTCGTCGACCTGCGACGGGTCCGCGACCTCCAGCCGTACGTAGGGCGCACCCTCGAGTGCAAGATCATCGAGCTCGACAAGAACCGCAACAACGTCGTGCTGTCCCGCCGCGCCTACCTCGAGGAGACCCAGCGCGAGCAGCGCGACGAGTTCCTCGCCAACCTGAAGCCGGGCGAGATCCGCCAGGGCGTCGTGTCGTCGGTCGTGAACTTCGGGGCCTTCGTCGACCTCGGCGGCATGGACGGCCTCGTCCACGTGTCGGAGCTGTCGTGGAAGCACGTGGACCACCCCAGCTCGGTGGTCCAGGTCGGCGACGAGGTGACGGTCCAGGTCCTCGACGTCGACCTGTCGCGCGAGCGCATCTCGCTGTCGCTGAAGGCCACCCAGCAGGACCCGTGGCAGGAGTTCGCGGACGGCCACCAGGTCGGCGAGCTCGTGTACGGCCGGGTCACGAAGCTCGTCCCCTTCGGCGCCTTCGTGCAGGTCGGCGAGGGCATCGAGGGCCTGGTCCACATCTCCGAGATGGCCGGCCACCACGTCGAGGCGCCCGAGCAGGTCGTCACCCCGGGCGAGGAGCTGTGGGTGAAGATCATCGACATCGACCTCGAGCGGCGCCGCATCTCGCTGTCGATCAAGCAGGCCGCCGAGGGCGGCGTCGTCGCCGCCGAGTACCAGGACCAGTTCGGCGAGCACGCCTACGACGAGCAGGGCAACTACATCGGGCCGGCCGTCGGCGAGCCGGCCGCGGCGGGAACGGCCGAGGGCGAGGGGGCGGGCGACACCGCCGCCAGCCTCGAGACCGCCGCCGACGCCGACGCCCCTGCGGCCGTCACCACCGACGACGCCTGAGCCGCCGCGGGCCCGCCGGCGCGGGCGCTGCCACTTGAGCCTCAAGGTGGGTGAGGCGCGGGCCGACGATGAGGGTCGGGATCACCTTGGGGCGCAAGGGGGGCCCGACTGAGGGAGCGAGCCCGTGGGCAATCGCCGCACCCTGATCGCGGCCGCGGCAGTCATCCTCGCCGCCGTCTCCGGGATCGGCGTCTACTTCTACGTCTCGTCCGCCGACCAGCGCGCCCAGCGCAACGTCGCCGTCGTCGAGGCCTTCGTGGCCTCCGCCGACATCGCCAAGGGCACGACCGGCGACACCGCGGTCGGCAACGGGCTCATCACGACCGCGAAGGTCCTCCGGGGCAGCATCCCCCCCGGGGCCGTCACCGACAGCAGCACCCTGAAGGGCAAGGTCGCCGCGGCCACGATCGCGGCGAAGCAGTTCATCACCGCGGCCAGCTTCGTGTCGCCGGCCCAGGGCGGGGGCGGCTCCCTCGCCGCGGCGCTCGGCAGCAACCCGAACCTCGTCGCGGTCACGGTCTCGGTCGACTCCGCGCACGCGGTCGCCAACACGATCGCCCCCGGTGACCACGTCGACATCGCCGTCGTCAACGACGCCGGCGCCCAGTACCTGCTCCAGGACGTCCGGGTGCTCGCCGTCGGGCAGGAGACCGCCGCCAACGCCGGGTCGAACGGGCAGCCGACCA
Protein-coding regions in this window:
- the polA gene encoding DNA polymerase I, producing MPKLLLVDGHSVAYRAFYALPTDLATKAGTVTNAVYGFTSMLVKVLGDERPDYLAVAFDAGRPTFRDAMDAEYKAGRKETPAVFSAQLPLVREVLDTLRIPVLTVEGVEADDVIATLAAQADEAGLDVVVVTGDRDTFQLVHDPHVKVLYNKRGVSEYALYDEAGIVERTGGVTPAQYPDYAALRGDTSDNLPGVPGIGEKTAAKLVTTYRSVEGILEHLDELPPKQRQSLDEMRARILLNRDMSVLRRDVDVEVGPADLRLVPFDREQARVLFDQLEFRTLWPRLLEAVGEVAAEPVAETLEADVEVLGEPGAAAARLAALASADRVAVEPRWAADPGGPLAGVAVAADTRAAYIPVDVLRHPDVVAAARALVGEEGPPLVVHRAKELMHGLGDHLAALRDDTALMAYLLDPAEGKYRLEDLALRYLTLEVRSPDEEEGRLDLDGHAAVDECGRRAVVLLRLADVLREALEARQLTDLYERIERPLVPVLAKMEAAGILVDRRFLDEIRADLATECDRLVRRLWAHAGAEFNVNSTPQLRTILFDQLGLTPVKKTKTGPSTDADSLQKMVDEHPIIEDLLRYREVEKLRGTYAEALPPLIAPDGRIHATFKQTDTTTGRISSEAPNLQNVPVRTADGREFRRVFVAAPGCGLLTADYSQIELRVLAHLAEDPGLADAFARGADIHTATAAAVFHLDEADVDASQRRFAKVVNYGLAYGMEAYGLGTRLGIPTEEAREILDAYFEGFPKVAEFMRRTVREAKERGYTTTIFGRRRQITELASDNFRIRQMGERMAQNAPVQGSAADIFKLAMIDVDRAITAAGLATRMLLTVHDELVFEVPVEERADVEALVRTTMEAVTELSVPLVVDLGFGPNWAEAK
- a CDS encoding class I SAM-dependent methyltransferase, which encodes MSRPAAADPGSGAGPVPPVPTGPWFNEVAAFLGAAYWAPGTGRVAAFTRGTDQEVAFLVEALALAPGQRVLDVGCGPGRHALALAARGLRVTGVDASPEFVALAAAAAAREGRSARFEVLDVRGLAADAEFDAAVCLCQGGFGLLGGRDDLDVFGRIVRAVRPGGSLAVSACSLVFAARHLEPGETLDAATGVVHERTTLRNEAGDERTADLWTTCFTARELELLAERCGVEVLAVHGVTPGRYRAAPPDLEQPELLLLARRRA
- the rpsA gene encoding 30S ribosomal protein S1; its protein translation is MSEQEATGGVSAPVLEDVPAGSDSARDDTPVVLDDLGGQSFSDAVDATIVEFDDGDIVTGKVVKIDSDEVLLDIGDKSEGVIPSRELSIRNDIDPSEVVSLDEELEALVLTKEDKDGRLILSKKRAQYERAWGTIEEIKEKDGIVAGPVIEVVKGGLILDIGLRGFLPASLVDLRRVRDLQPYVGRTLECKIIELDKNRNNVVLSRRAYLEETQREQRDEFLANLKPGEIRQGVVSSVVNFGAFVDLGGMDGLVHVSELSWKHVDHPSSVVQVGDEVTVQVLDVDLSRERISLSLKATQQDPWQEFADGHQVGELVYGRVTKLVPFGAFVQVGEGIEGLVHISEMAGHHVEAPEQVVTPGEELWVKIIDIDLERRRISLSIKQAAEGGVVAAEYQDQFGEHAYDEQGNYIGPAVGEPAAAGTAEGEGAGDTAASLETAADADAPAAVTTDDA
- the cpaB gene encoding Flp pilus assembly protein CpaB, producing MGNRRTLIAAAAVILAAVSGIGVYFYVSSADQRAQRNVAVVEAFVASADIAKGTTGDTAVGNGLITTAKVLRGSIPPGAVTDSSTLKGKVAAATIAAKQFITAASFVSPAQGGGGSLAAALGSNPNLVAVTVSVDSAHAVANTIAPGDHVDIAVVNDAGAQYLLQDVRVLAVGQETAANAGSNGQPTTSAASSGLITFQVSAADALRVESSAHAGTLYLSLRSLGASGSGGATVPASGR